A genomic segment from Anaerolineae bacterium encodes:
- a CDS encoding carbohydrate ABC transporter permease: MLAPFYWMVVTSLTPPEQFSMNWPLRMLPPWPPYVRNYPLALGEGGSAYLLGVTFLAMFRNSAIIAVLSVLGTLFSCSLGGYAFARLRFRFRDQLFVLLLATMIVPSQVTMIPTYLLIRALGWYNTWYPLWVPHFTGSAFGVFLMRQFYLTLPAALEDAARIDGASLFGIYRMIVLPLSGPVLATLGVMTFMGSWNNLLAPLLYINDVQKYTVPIGLAFFRGRWDVDWTGLMTVSIVSVIPIIAVFAFVQSYYVRGIALTGMHGEAL, translated from the coding sequence GGATGGTCGTGACGTCCCTTACACCCCCTGAGCAGTTCAGCATGAACTGGCCCCTCAGGATGCTGCCGCCCTGGCCTCCTTACGTGAGGAACTACCCCCTCGCTCTGGGAGAGGGCGGTAGCGCCTACCTTCTGGGTGTGACCTTCCTGGCGATGTTCCGGAACAGCGCCATAATCGCTGTATTGAGCGTTCTGGGCACGCTCTTCTCGTGCTCTCTGGGCGGCTACGCGTTTGCCAGGCTGCGTTTCCGGTTCAGGGATCAGCTATTCGTCTTGCTCCTTGCTACCATGATTGTACCTTCTCAAGTGACGATGATACCCACGTATCTCCTCATCAGGGCGCTAGGCTGGTACAACACATGGTACCCTCTGTGGGTTCCGCACTTCACTGGTAGCGCTTTTGGAGTATTCCTGATGCGGCAGTTCTACCTGACGCTGCCGGCCGCTCTGGAGGACGCCGCCAGGATAGATGGCGCAAGCCTGTTCGGGATCTACCGCATGATTGTCTTGCCGCTTTCAGGACCCGTCCTGGCCACGCTGGGGGTAATGACCTTCATGGGCTCTTGGAACAACCTTCTCGCACCGTTGCTCTACATCAACGACGTGCAGAAGTACACCGTGCCCATCGGGCTCGCGTTCTTCAGGGGCCGCTGGGATGTCGACTGGACAGGTCTGATGACGGTTTCCATCGTGTCTGTCATCCCCATCATCGCTGTTTTCGCTTTCGTGCAAAGCTACTACGTGCGCGGCATTGCGCTTACTGGTATGCATGGAGAAGCCCTCTAG
- a CDS encoding Gfo/Idh/MocA family oxidoreductase, with protein MYRVGVVGGETHIGEVIGLRGRLVDIVGVSVKPSQVAWANTEFATEVFTDHRLMFDRVCPDIVAIANENDAKAPIVLEALERGMHVIVDKPMALTLEDVEAIDATRRRTGSRILMLLTLRGNPWYRKVKELVDEGRIGAPMQVYGRMAVELKRDQRPEWFLDKRRAGGPILDLSIHHIDQVEWVTGLKLTEVSAYESNITDPEREELIDSGAMLLRLSNGGTAILEHNRVMPPGSGSDYRLSVVGSQGQINLRPNRELSVLIEDGTQELGADDLGERVSVVEDWLTGLGTDAPVLVPDSSSIRANKVACIAKAAAAAGIGLAIPT; from the coding sequence GTGTACAGGGTCGGAGTAGTCGGCGGTGAGACCCACATAGGGGAGGTAATTGGCCTGCGGGGCAGGCTAGTCGACATAGTGGGTGTGTCCGTCAAGCCCTCCCAGGTCGCTTGGGCAAACACAGAATTCGCCACAGAGGTGTTCACAGACCATCGCCTGATGTTCGATCGTGTCTGCCCCGACATTGTGGCGATAGCCAACGAGAACGACGCCAAGGCTCCCATAGTGCTTGAGGCTCTCGAGAGAGGCATGCACGTGATCGTGGATAAGCCTATGGCCCTGACGCTAGAGGACGTGGAGGCCATTGACGCCACACGCCGAAGAACAGGTTCTCGGATCCTGATGCTGCTTACGCTGAGGGGGAACCCTTGGTACAGAAAGGTCAAAGAACTGGTGGATGAGGGGCGCATCGGCGCACCCATGCAAGTGTATGGCAGGATGGCTGTGGAGCTGAAGCGAGACCAACGGCCTGAGTGGTTCCTCGACAAACGTCGGGCTGGAGGCCCGATACTTGATTTGTCGATCCATCACATTGACCAAGTGGAGTGGGTGACCGGCCTGAAGCTGACCGAGGTCAGTGCCTACGAATCCAACATAACCGACCCTGAGCGCGAGGAACTTATCGACAGCGGTGCCATGCTTCTCCGATTGAGCAACGGAGGCACCGCGATCCTGGAACACAACCGGGTCATGCCTCCTGGCAGCGGTTCCGACTACCGGCTGAGCGTAGTTGGCTCCCAGGGCCAGATCAATCTAAGGCCAAACAGGGAGCTCAGCGTACTCATTGAAGACGGCACCCAGGAACTTGGCGCCGACGATTTGGGGGAGAGGGTATCCGTCGTCGAGGACTGGCTTACCGGCCTTGGAACCGACGCTCCCGTGCTCGTGCCGGACTCCTCCTCAATCCGGGCAAACAAGGTCGCCTGCATCGCCAAGGCGGCGGCTGCAGCGGGCATCGGGCTCGCCATACCGACATAA